The Elaeis guineensis isolate ETL-2024a chromosome 3, EG11, whole genome shotgun sequence region GGCGAATATGTTAATCATCAATACCTCATTTTCTAGTGGGATTCTTCAAATTAAAGTTGCCTGCCTATGCTAACATTCAGGTTGCACCAAGGACCAATTGTCTGGCCTTTAGCTCATTATACATATCGTCGCAGACTGTTTCATGACCAAATTCAGATGGTCGAccaaattatctaattttaaggATCATAATGCAGACCAATCTCAAGCGATTGCATTGTTCtaatgaaacaaaaataaaagtAAATTAGTGATATGCTTAAATTTGGGATCAGATCATGAGTTGCCATAGAACATTGGCCTGATTAGTGTATTACTACTAAATGAAGACAAGATTTAGGCACCTAAGTCCTTCacaaccctttttttttcttgcacctCAAGTCGTTTGCAACCTTTGACCACGAATGTTTCCATGGCTCCTACTTTCACCACCTGATCCATCAGTTTGGTTCTTCTTAGTAAGTTCGGAGTGCATTTCCTCTATCATCGGTTTCCACAGACGAACTCGTGCATTTATAAACCAATTGGATACCTGATATTGCAAAATGGAATGATATAATTAGTAGACACGAATATATTAGAGTTGCATTCTTATCCATCCAGCACCGCTGGATTTCCCATCAGAGTTGCTACAAATGAAATCACATCATCCAGTGTGCAGTATTAGGAGAGGAACAAGATGACCAACCTAAAATATGATGATATGAACAAATATTTCACGTACCTGGCTCCTTGTCAAACCACTTTTGATGGCAAGCAAATGCTTCTCATTGTCTTTTGGGTACCTGAAATCATTATCAGAAGAGATTCAGAAATCAACTAAATTGTATTTTGTCATGAAAAGCCTTTTGTTCAAGACTACCAAGTGACATGCAACTCACGGGTGCAGAAAGTTCTGGAACATCCATGCCCGTAGAACTGAGACAGATTTTTCAGGCAAGCCCCTTTGAGGTCTCCAAGAATGCTGATCTCTCCTCCTAAGCTGCTGCAGTGCCCATTGTTTCTGGATTAATGAAGATTCAAGgcttttctccttctctctcaTGCATTCGGTGCTAGGTCGTTGGGTCATCAGGAGAAGCCGACTGGTAATTCTCTTCCTCAAATTTTTATAAAGAGAAGAAATTGTACGAAGAGCAaaccatgcatgcatgtgagcagtgcCTGACCCAGTTGCATTGCAGAATGCAGATATGACATCATGGATCTGGTCTATGCACTGGTTATATCTTTGGTCAACCTATAATCCAAGATGCAGACcatgaaaaaattaattaagggaaAGAAAAATTTAATAAGATACCTAGGTTGAACTAATAAGGAATAGGTACACAATAAAATGCTTCAGTGTTATCTAGCAAATGAATGTTTTATGACCTCCATTGTTTCTTCTCATTTCTCAGTTGCGCATGCTATGTTAAAAAGCCAGGATTATATTTTACTTTGGCTTTTCATGACCCAAAGATGGAAGCAATTACTCGCATAAAACCACACCTCATATACTCTTTTTTCTGGTCTACAGAACCAAGAAGGCTTCTTCCTAATTGCATCAACTTAACTGCACAgccgaaaaaagaaaaagaagatggtcTCTCTACCCGCCAATTTGTTTCTGGTTTACATGGCAGGATCCCCTGTGGCCTAAAGATGCCTTCGAATTAGAATGCAGCGTCGACTAAGAGGGTTGACATCAGACAGCAACTGGAATCTACTGATACGAAAAATAGGATACGAAAAATAGGAACGGGAATCTACTGATAATTCAAGCTCTTTATCACTTGACAAATTATTAGTGGTCACAAACTTGCGCAAATTGCAAAGTGAACAATTTTGAGCAGTACTATATCTAAATTGTGTATAACCATGGAAAGCATGGCAAAGAAGTTTCACTTACCAACTGAAGCATTGTTACTAGCTCAGTTTTCTTTGTAAAAGCTTCCAGACATCTTTGGCCATCAACAAGGCCTTGAGATTTAATCTCTCCAGAAGCAAGTGGATACTCATCAGAGCCTGATATTGCAAGTTCTTGTATATTAGACCAACTTGAAGAAAAAGACATCTTGTCCTCACCCTCAATCCCAGCAACAGAGTCACTGTTCATCTCATGCCAATCTGGAACGGCATAGGAAATAACTTCGGCAAGTATTTGTTGGGCCACATGGAGATATCTTGATCCTGATAGCACATGAGAAAGCCGAAACAGACTAGAAGTCATATGGTACAGAGAAAACTTCTCATTGTTAGGAAGCGGCTGCCCCGACCTTACTCCCATTCCCCAACCGACATCACAGGGAGAATTTCGGAAAGCATGAGAGCAGGCTGGCAATTCGGTAGGAACAGGGTATCCACTATCATTCGACGTAACTAGAGTTACGCCAGAGCAGCTTGCTTCGGAGCCCTGGTCTGGGGCATGAGGCATGCTGATAATGGAAGGCTGGCTGGCGCCAAGACTCAGAGAAAGCTCATTACTTGGCATATAGTTATTGAATGGATGGGAAAATTTCAAACTAGCCTTATCATAACTCCAGCCAGTCTCTGAGCTTCCTAATACATGATAAGATGGATGAATTGAGGTAAATGTTTTACCTGAAGGCATCTCACGACCTAGAACTTCCTCATAATTCCATGAATAATTAAATTGCCCATTAAGACAAGCACCCTTTTTGGATGTCAAAAGGCCTCCATCGCCTTGTGGCACAATTGCACAATTTACTGAAGTTGTAACTGAAGAATCTATAGTATTGCAACTATCACAGGAAACAGAAGTTCGCGTCTCTTCAGGTGGCAATGAGGAAGCTGACACAGTATTGATATTGATAAGATTTTCGTGTAAACATGTGCTGGCAGACAAAAGGTTGGCAAGTGAAGTGGCAGACAAGCAAGTTCCCATGAAATGTTCCCTCAAGTCAGTGTTTCCATTGGATCCATCATATGAAGTATTTCCAACGTGAGGCATATTTCTGGAATATGACAGATTGCCATTGAACATATCACCATTATTCGCTGCATAAAGACTGTTCAGTGCTTCTTCTTGAAATGTGGAAAGCAATGGATAACCAGCCATTGTTTGTCTATGGTTGTTGTTACCTGGTAAGCTTGACTGTGTGAGTGGATCTGAAAGCATATGCAGGGAAGCTGATTCAATGGCCAGTTCATTATGAGTTGGTAATGACAGAGAGGCATTAAATAGATCATGCTCCATCACAGCAGGCTGTCAAAAGTTGAAGCAAGTCATGCAACTACTAGAGGACAGTTCAAACGCCTCTTCATCTCTGGGGAAGATTTAATTAATCAACAACCGATTTTACTGGTTCATTGTCAATATCCAAATAAACTTCAGCAGTATCACTTATCAATCATTTTTGAGTAGTTCCTACTAGTATCCTATTCACATAACTGCCAAATTTTTAGATGTCTTTGAAGGAAACTAGCAGCAGAGCAAGGTTACTTTCCTGCAGTCTTCCAAAAGGAGAGCCAGAAGCAGCAAAACAGGGAGCTTGACTTCAAATAAAAGAAACATGATATAGCATCTGCGTCTTACATAAGGCTTGGTAGGAGTCACCAACTTCTCTCATGGGAAACAATTCAAGCAAGTCATGTGACGCATGGACAATCTCCATCCACATCCTTAATGCACTTGGAGATAATTGACTTCACTAGAAGATTATATGGATTCACAAACAATATGAAAATTCTGACTAGCTTTGTATCCTTTGAAATTCCATTAACATGGAGACAGAGCTGAGATATCAAAAGCTCAAGCTGTTCAGACCAATGAATGGAAATCAAAAGTAACTAAGAAGAAATAAGCTGATATAGAATAAcaagaaatataaatatatctgttatcatcaataaaaaattgattatgaaaaGAATTCAGGACAAAAAAATAACAGAACAGGAAAAATTaactatatataaaaaaaaacatAATTAATGAAAGCAAGAATAAAATGAAAATAAATGTAATTCTCTAGATGGAGATAACCTTGATTATTATTTTGTATGGTTAAAATATTTGTTAAATTCGCTTCCCGAATGTGGTTTGGCAAGTAAGAAGATTTCCTCctctacatattgattttgtcaaCTCAAAGAAACTAATAGAAGCGATGGCTTCCATGACATCTTTTTTGCAGACACATTTGGCAGAGGATGTTCTTACATTGACTATAAAGCTGACTTCATATCTTCAGGGGCCGAGCAGGTTAATTAAGGTTAACTTAGTGCTTCAGTCATAATATTTGAGCTGATATGGATGCTTAAATCTGGAATATAAAGTAGGGTCATGATCAAAATTGATTAAACCAAAACAAGACTCACATAGTATTATTCGACGAAAAACTGCATGGAAAATAAAATTAGCCCAAATTGATAGGCCAAAAAGGAAGGAAATcagtaaaaaatataataaaggcCATCACACCTAATACCAATTGCTTGGAGTCAGGTTTAGACATCATTCTTCACCGTGTTTTGTCAATCTTGCACTTACACGGAACATCACTGCACTAATCCTTCCTGCACATTCATGTAGGGACTTGTGGTTTGGCAAGGAGTAAGCCCATAAAgtacatctttcttttttttttttttttttttgatgtaataaGCCCATAAATTACATCAGGACCAAGGTCAACTATCTTGCAATATACATTCTCCAAATGCATACATCCACTAGAAGTCATTTGCGGCATGACTTTGTTAGCCTCAAATTGACAGTGATGTTGTAAGTGTCATGAGCTTCACTTATACGAGCTCAGACACAATAACATAAATACCATCTTCCTCAGCAACAGAGGAGAATTGTGACGTTGaaggaaaacaaaaagaaaagaagaacatatCCATAGCTTTTGAAATGCATCGAAAATGTAGTCAATCAGCTTGAACTTGCTGTAAAAGTGTCATGTCAAAATGTTTGTCATAATTAAATCTCAAAGTTATTTGCATAAGGTAGCGCAATGAAATATATACAACCAAATTTCTAGCCACTGTCCCTGCATGGGAGACAGGATAAGAAGGAAAACAAAGAAGATTATTAGATCAGTTCCAGGCATCAACATTCACATTTTTTAGATAACAAGAAATAAGAATGAAGATGCACAATGTCCGCAAGCAAATTATGTATCGAAGATGAAATAAAAGGCGGTGGAAGAATCACCCCAGTGTGATCATAATGGCAGTACTTGGCATTTGATCCCAAAGCCTTATCATTCAACTCCAAATTTACTTCAAGGAGGGTGAAGGAGAAGAAAGGACAAGGGAAAACAACAACTAGATACATAAACAGAATGTATAGCAGATGTTAATAGGGTgacaatgaagaagaaaaaacttCATTTACAGTAGAAACTATCACAAACTAGACCGAAAGCTTCTCCCTTCATGCAATTCAGAAACTCTCAGAAACTCCAACCCATTTCAAGAACACTAACAGATACTACAAGAAGGGATGAGAATGCAATTACAAGTGAACAGACAGAGCTTCTCAGAAACCAACCTCCCTAGGGGGGTAGAGTGCATGGAACTGAAACCATCAGGCACCAAAGAAGCAGCCCCATGCGGCCTCCTCTCCAGAACCTGAACCAAAACCAGAACAATGGATCTCAGAATCAGAACGAAGGATTGACATCTCCCCACCACCTTTTCCAAAATTGCAAAGAGAAATCTCCTCTTCTATATCCAAAAAAGGAAAGCGTTTCATTTCCTTACAAGCTGACTACAAGGATTTCTCACCATCCAAGAGGAAGCAAGAAAACAAATGGGGTACAGACTACAGAGTTTGCCAGGCATCCATCATTTTCAAAACTTACACTAGAAGTATGTGTTTGTTCGCGAGTGATCAGGGAATTGGGTTTTCACTCAGCACCAGAACCAAAAGAATGGGCCCCAAAGCTAAAGGAGAATTATGCCCTTCCCCTGTTCTAAGAGAATAATGCCAAAGGCTACAGCTAAACTGAGTGGGATTCTCTCAGA contains the following coding sequences:
- the LOC105040483 gene encoding uncharacterized protein isoform X1, which translates into the protein MEHDLFNASLSLPTHNELAIESASLHMLSDPLTQSSLPGNNNHRQTMAGYPLLSTFQEEALNSLYAANNGDMFNGNLSYSRNMPHVGNTSYDGSNGNTDLREHFMGTCLSATSLANLLSASTCLHENLININTVSASSLPPEETRTSVSCDSCNTIDSSVTTSVNCAIVPQGDGGLLTSKKGACLNGQFNYSWNYEEVLGREMPSGKTFTSIHPSYHVLGSSETGWSYDKASLKFSHPFNNYMPSNELSLSLGASQPSIISMPHAPDQGSEASCSGVTLVTSNDSGYPVPTELPACSHAFRNSPCDVGWGMGVRSGQPLPNNEKFSLYHMTSSLFRLSHVLSGSRYLHVAQQILAEVISYAVPDWHEMNSDSVAGIEGEDKMSFSSSWSNIQELAISGSDEYPLASGEIKSQGLVDGQRCLEAFTKKTELVTMLQLVDQRYNQCIDQIHDVISAFCNATGSGTAHMHAWFALRTISSLYKNLRKRITSRLLLMTQRPSTECMREKEKSLESSLIQKQWALQQLRRRDQHSWRPQRGLPEKSVSVLRAWMFQNFLHPYPKDNEKHLLAIKSGLTRSQVSNWFINARVRLWKPMIEEMHSELTKKNQTDGSGGESRSHGNIRGQRLQTT
- the LOC105040483 gene encoding BEL1-like homeodomain protein 1 isoform X3; this translates as MEHDLFNASLSLPTHNELAIESASLHMLSDPLTQSSLPGNNNHRQTMAGYPLLSTFQEEALNSLYAANNGDMFNGNLSYSRNMPHVGNTSYDGSNGNTDLREHFMGTCLSATSLANLLSASTCLHENLININTVSASSLPPEETRTSVSCDSCNTIDSSVTTSVNCAIVPQGDGGLLTSKKGACLNGQFNYSWNYEEVLGREMPSGSRYLHVAQQILAEVISYAVPDWHEMNSDSVAGIEGEDKMSFSSSWSNIQELAISGSDEYPLASGEIKSQGLVDGQRCLEAFTKKTELVTMLQLVDQRYNQCIDQIHDVISAFCNATGSGTAHMHAWFALRTISSLYKNLRKRITSRLLLMTQRPSTECMREKEKSLESSLIQKQWALQQLRRRDQHSWRPQRGLPEKSVSVLRAWMFQNFLHPYPKDNEKHLLAIKSGLTRSQVSNWFINARVRLWKPMIEEMHSELTKKNQTDGSGGESRSHGNIRGQRLQTT
- the LOC105040483 gene encoding uncharacterized protein isoform X2; the protein is MEHDLFNASLSLPTHNELAIESASLHMLSDPLTQSSLPANNGDMFNGNLSYSRNMPHVGNTSYDGSNGNTDLREHFMGTCLSATSLANLLSASTCLHENLININTVSASSLPPEETRTSVSCDSCNTIDSSVTTSVNCAIVPQGDGGLLTSKKGACLNGQFNYSWNYEEVLGREMPSGKTFTSIHPSYHVLGSSETGWSYDKASLKFSHPFNNYMPSNELSLSLGASQPSIISMPHAPDQGSEASCSGVTLVTSNDSGYPVPTELPACSHAFRNSPCDVGWGMGVRSGQPLPNNEKFSLYHMTSSLFRLSHVLSGSRYLHVAQQILAEVISYAVPDWHEMNSDSVAGIEGEDKMSFSSSWSNIQELAISGSDEYPLASGEIKSQGLVDGQRCLEAFTKKTELVTMLQLVDQRYNQCIDQIHDVISAFCNATGSGTAHMHAWFALRTISSLYKNLRKRITSRLLLMTQRPSTECMREKEKSLESSLIQKQWALQQLRRRDQHSWRPQRGLPEKSVSVLRAWMFQNFLHPYPKDNEKHLLAIKSGLTRSQVSNWFINARVRLWKPMIEEMHSELTKKNQTDGSGGESRSHGNIRGQRLQTT